The following are encoded together in the Thermococcus sibiricus MM 739 genome:
- a CDS encoding pyridoxal phosphate-dependent aminotransferase, translated as MAIKDVKNMGKDYGKDLPKGDYLDCALAHNPFGCPTLVIEELKKLSFHDIHLYPNNDEKLKEALAEFWNVKNDQIFLGTGSMGCLQKINKLLTPGSVVLGYSPQFLPYINDARLNGAVYHYVPLLREEDFTIDVSRIIAQIDERTTFIYVDNPNNPTGQIFKLKEIEELAEEAGRKGAILIVDEAFGEFMEKRNSAINLEYPNVVITRSFSKGFGLAGLRIGYCVVKGKEMKELLFKVDFPFSITNISIRAALKALEDTEFLKKTIKKTKKSKEKTMKELGRRFHIAKTHKTTPIFLCGGQKDTYGYFLQKGILTVPGSEFMNLDDSYVRIRVPKDVDELLTRINLPSP; from the coding sequence ATGGCAATAAAAGACGTTAAAAATATGGGAAAAGATTATGGAAAGGATTTGCCAAAAGGAGACTACTTAGACTGTGCCCTCGCACATAACCCATTTGGATGCCCTACGCTGGTGATTGAAGAACTCAAAAAGCTTAGTTTTCATGATATACACTTGTACCCTAATAATGATGAAAAACTCAAAGAAGCTCTTGCAGAATTCTGGAATGTAAAAAATGACCAGATTTTCCTCGGCACAGGCTCTATGGGATGTCTTCAGAAAATTAATAAGCTTCTCACTCCTGGTTCAGTTGTTCTTGGCTATTCTCCTCAGTTCCTTCCTTATATTAACGACGCCCGTTTGAACGGAGCGGTTTACCACTATGTACCCCTACTGAGGGAGGAAGATTTTACTATAGATGTTTCCAGAATAATTGCTCAAATCGATGAGAGAACGACCTTCATCTACGTGGATAACCCAAACAATCCTACCGGCCAGATCTTCAAGCTAAAGGAGATTGAAGAACTTGCGGAAGAAGCTGGAAGAAAGGGGGCTATTCTAATCGTTGATGAAGCATTTGGAGAGTTTATGGAGAAAAGGAATTCCGCAATAAACCTCGAATATCCAAACGTTGTGATCACAAGGTCATTCTCAAAGGGCTTTGGGCTGGCCGGCCTGAGAATCGGATACTGCGTGGTAAAGGGCAAGGAGATGAAAGAGTTGCTTTTTAAGGTCGATTTTCCATTCTCAATCACAAACATCTCAATACGAGCCGCTCTAAAAGCGCTTGAGGATACAGAATTTTTAAAGAAGACTATCAAGAAGACCAAAAAGAGCAAGGAGAAAACCATGAAGGAGCTTGGAAGAAGGTTTCATATAGCAAAGACCCACAAAACAACCCCAATCTTCCTGTGTGGTGGTCAAAAAGATACATATGGCTATTTTCTTCAGAAAGGAATCCTCACAGTCCCAGGAAGTGAATTCATGAACCTTGATGATTCGTATGTCAGAATAAGAGTGCCGAAAGATGTAGATGAGCTTCTAACAAGAATCAATCTTCCATCACCATAA
- a CDS encoding TMEM165/GDT1 family protein, producing the protein MKEVLYVFVAIFLAELGDKTQLATIAFASKYGWVKAFLGAVLGLVSVNLIGAILGDKIGDALPFELIHKGAGVLFILFGILMLLGKL; encoded by the coding sequence TTGAAAGAAGTTCTTTATGTGTTTGTAGCAATTTTTCTTGCAGAACTGGGAGATAAGACCCAGCTAGCGACAATTGCTTTTGCCTCTAAATATGGATGGGTAAAGGCATTTCTAGGAGCGGTTTTAGGGTTGGTTTCCGTTAATTTGATCGGGGCAATATTGGGGGACAAAATAGGTGATGCCTTACCTTTTGAGCTTATTCACAAGGGAGCAGGAGTGCTGTTTATCCTCTTTGGAATATTAATGCTACTCGGAAAGCTTTAG